In the Heteronotia binoei isolate CCM8104 ecotype False Entrance Well chromosome 13, APGP_CSIRO_Hbin_v1, whole genome shotgun sequence genome, one interval contains:
- the SPRYD4 gene encoding SPRY domain-containing protein 4, whose product MVALALLRRCFVKRSTSYDCAISKMAAPVLRALRRRRWGVFSVGSCLSGGAPRKDISFKLDERTSHSSLDLFKKDTGVIYRMVGIDPTRVPQNLERFRDWAVVLGDAAVSSGRHYWEVTVKRSQQFRIGVADLDISREGCIGVDDRSWVFAYAHHHWSAMFANETTPIINIGHPERVGVLLDCDNKNLSLVDVIRLELIHSMPAEFHGPVVPAFALWDGELLTHSGLDVPEKLGGN is encoded by the exons ATGGTGGCCTTAGCTCTTCTTAGGCGGTGTTTCGTAAAGCGTAGTACGTCATACGACTGCGCGATTTCCAAGATGGCGGCGCCCGTGCTGAGAGCGTTAAGGCGGAGACGCTGGGGTGTGTTCAGCGTGGGAAGCTGTTTGTCAGGTGGAGCGCCCCGAAAAG ATATCAGTTTTAAACTAGATGAAAGAACCTCCCACAGCAGCTTGGATCTGTTCAAAAAGGATACTGGTGTTATTTACCGCATGGTTGGGATTGACCCCACCAGAGTTCCTCAGAACCTTGAACGCTTCAGGGATTGGGCTGTAGTACTCGGTGATGCCGCTGTGTCTAGTGGACGCCATTACTGGGAAGTGACAGTCAAACGGTCGCAGCAGTTTCGCATAGGAGTGGCCGATCTGGATATCTCCCGGGAAGGTTGCATTGGTGTGGATGATCGCTCCTGGGTCTTTGCCTATGCTCACCACCATTGGAGTGCCATGTTTGCCAATGAGACCACTCCTATCATTAACATTGGCCACCCAGAGAGAGTTGGTGTGCTGCTGGACTGTGACAACAAGAACCTCAGCTTGGTTGATGTAATCAGACTTGAACTCATCCATAGCATGCCTGCTGAGTTCCATGGCCCGGTGGTACCTGCTTTTGCCCTCTGGGATGGCGAGTTGCTAACACATTCGGGCCTTGATGTACCTGAGAAACTCGGGGGGAACTGA